In Fusobacterium nucleatum, the genomic stretch AACTGATTAAAACAAAAATTCCAGATACTAATATTATTAATGGTCCTGTTGGTAAAGTAGCATCAAATGTAGAGATGATACTTCCCATAGCTCCAGAAATTCCACCAATTATTGCTGATAAAAGAGTTACAACTGACAGTTTTTTACTCCATTGCTTTGCAGCAACAGGTGGTATAACTAACATTGCAGTCATTAAAATTACTCCTGCTATTTGTATTCCAATAATAACATTTATAACTATCATAGTAGAAACTAAAAAATTTATTTTACTACTGTCTATTCCAAGTGTTTTTGCATAATCTGCTTGAAATATACTTATTTTTATTTCTTTCCAAAATAATAACACTAAAAATATTAAAATCAGTCCAACAGCTATTATCAAATAAATATCTTTTACTACTAGTGTAGAAGCTTGTCCAAAGATAAATCTATTTAAACCTGCTTTTTTTGCACCAGGTATTTTTTTTAGATATGTCAACAATACTAAACCTAATCCAAAAAATGTTGATAACATTAAAGCAATAGCACTATCAAATTTTACTTTAGATTTTAATTGTGTGTAGTGAATTAAAAAAATACATAAAACCCCTATTATTAAAGCTCCTAAAAGTAAAATATATAATTCTTTTTTTCTAGTAATTAAAAAAGCAAGGCATATTCCTGCAAGTGAAGCATGAGATATACCATCTCCTAACAAACTTTCTTTTTTTAAAACTGCAAAAGTTCCAATGATAGCACTAACCATACCTAAAAGCATACAACCAAGAGTAACAACTTTAAAAGTATAGCTATTTAAAAAAAGTTTCAATATTTCATCCATATCTTCCTCAAATCTTTCTAACTATTTTCTATATGTTTTATCTATATTTTCTTGTGTAAAAACTTCCTTTACTTTTCCACTAGCAATAACAGTTTTATTTATAAAAGTAACAGATTCAAAATAAGTTGGAACAGTTTGTAAATCATGATGTACCACAAGTAAAGTTTTACCCTCTGATTTTAATTTTTTTAATATATCAACTATTGATTTTTCTGTTGTTGAATCAACACCTTGAAAAGGCTCATCCATAAGATAAATATCTGCTTCTTGCACCAATGCTCTTGCAATAAAGGCTCTCTGTTGTTGTCCACCTGAAAGCTCTGATATTTGTCTATCTTTAAAGTCTAACATACCAACTTGTTCTATTGCTTTAAAAACCTTTTGTTTTTCTTTTTTATTAACCCTTTTAAAAAGTCCAACTCTGCCATAACAACCCATTTCAACCACATCAAATAGTGTTGTAGGGAAATCCCAATCAACACTATTTCTTTGTGGAACATAGGCTAAATTTTTTCCATTTATTTTTATTTTACCAGTTATTTGTTTTAAAAATTTTAATATTGTTTTGATAAGAGTTGATTTTCCAGCACCATTTGGTCCCACAAGTGCCACCAAACTCCCGACTTCAACATCTAAATTAAAATTCTCTAATGCTATATTTTCTCCATAAGCAACTGTTAAATTTTTAATTTCAATAGCATTCATTAACTTCACCTATTTCTAATTCTTATTTTAAAGCATTTGATATAGTATCAGCATTTGCTTTTATTGTTTTTATATAAGTTTCTGTATTATTTTCTTTATCTCCCATAGAATCTGAATAAAGTTCTCCACCAATTTCTACATTTCCACCTTTTGCTTTTACAGCTTCTTGTAAGGCTTCTATACTCTTATGATTTACAGAAGATTCAACAAAAATAGCTTTTATATTGTGTTCAACTATGAAATTAGCTAAATCTTCAATTTGTTTAGTTCCAATTTCAGAATCAGTTGAAACACCTTGTATAGCTTTTACTTGTAAACCAAATTGTTCAGCAAAATATGCAAAGGCATCATGTGCTGTGATTAAATATCTTGATTCTTCTGGAATTTCATTTATTTTAGCTTGTATATATTCAGTTGCTTCATCCAATGATTTTAAATAAGTTTGTAAATTATTTTCAAAATAATCTTTATTTTCAGGTAATATTTCACTTAATTTATCAGCAACAGATTTAGCTTGTATAGCCCAAAATTTTGTATTAAACCAAACATGTGGGTCATAAGTGTTTTCATCTTCTTTATGTAAAAGAGATTTATCCAGTTGAGCTCCTAAATTTAAAATATATTTATTTGATAAATTTGCAAATATATCTGTCATTTTTCCTTCAAGATGTAATCCACCATAGACAACTAAATCAGCATTTTGTAATTTTTCCACATCTCCTGCTGTTGCTACATATAAATGAGGGTCTTCTCCCTCTTTCATAAGCCCTGTAACTTCAACTTTATCTCCACCAATTTCTTCTATTAAATTTTGATAATAATTTAAAGTTGTTGTTACTTTTATTTTTTGTATTTCATTAGAAGTTTTAGTTTCTTCTTTTTTCTCCCCACAAGCAACAATAAATAAAGAAATCATCATAATAGTTAGTAATTTAAAAATTTTTTTCATATTTTCCTCCATTTTATTTTTTATTATACCTGTCTACTATAATATATTTATTTTTATTATTTGTCAATATAATATTTTTAATATATAATCATTTTATTATTAAAATAATATTAAATTTTTATTTAAAAAATTAAAAATAAGTTGTAAGATACATAATAAAGAAAAAACTGTAAGGGGATGATTATATGTGGGCTATTTTTGCTATTTTATCAGCTATTTTTGCAGCATTAACTTCAATTTTAGCAAAAATTGGAATTGAAGGTGTTAATTCTAATTTAGCAACAGCTATAAGAACTGTTGTCATTGTTTTTATGGCTTGGTTTATGGTTTTTATAACGGGAAATCAATATGGAATTGTAGATATAAGTAAAAAAAGTTGGATATTTTTAATTCTTTCAGGATTAGCAACTGGTGCTTCATGGCTTTGTTATTATAAAGCATTACAACTTGGAGAAGTTTCAAAAGTTGTTCCTATTGATAAATTAAGTATAGTGATAACTATTAGCTTAGCCTTTATATTTTTAGGAGAACAAATAACGCTGAAAACTATAATTGGTTGCTCTTTAATTATTGTAGGAACTTTTATTATGATTTTGTAATTTGTTTATCAAAATGTATTAAGATAAGCAAAATAAAGTTCATTGTATTTATCAAACTAATATGATAGAATGATAACAATGTTTATAATAAAGGTGATAATTAAAAAATATGAAAAAAGTTTATGATATGACAAAAGGAAAAATTTGTACTATAATCTTATCTTTTTCTTTACCACTTCTTGGAGCAAGTTTAATTCAACAGCTATATAATACTGCTGATATGATATTTGTTGGAAATTTTGTAGGTAAAGAGGCAACAGGAGCTGTTGGAGCAAGTAGTCTATTATTTACTTGTATTATTGGGCTTTTTACAGGAGTTTCAATAGGAGTTGGAGTTGCTGTATCTCAAAAAATTGGCTCTAAGGATTTAGAAATGGCTTCAAAAGTTTCTCATACTGCTATAACATTTGGGATTATTGGAGGAATTGTTTTAACCCTTATTGGTTTCTTTTCTGCTGAATTTTTATTAACTTTAATGAATACTCCAAAAGAGATAATATATGACTCTGTCTTATATTTAAAAATTTATTTTTTAAGTATGTTACCAATGATTTTATATAATATTGGAGCAGGAATTATTCGTTCAACTGGAAATTCAAAAACACCATTCTATATACTTATTGTAGGTGGATTTACAAATGTACTTGCCAATTATATTTTTATAGTAGTTTTTAAAATGGGAGTTTCAGGTGTTGCTATTGCAACAACCTTATCTCAAACATTGACAGCTGTTATAGTTCTAACTTATCTATTTAAAAATAAAACTGCTATTAAATTTAAAACATCTAAATTAAAAATAGATTTTTCTTTGTTAAAACAAATTCTTTATTTTGGTTTACCTGCTGGAATACAATCAATGCTTATAACATTTTCAAATATAATAGTTCAATATTATATAAATGGTTATGGTGGAGATGCTGTTGCTGCCTATGCAACATATTTTAAATTAGAGAACTTTATTTGGATGCCAATAGTTGCAATAGGACAAGCAAGTATGACTTTCTCTGGACAAAATGTAGGGGCGAATAATTATAAAAGAGTTAAAAAAGGAGCTTTTGTTGCCATACTTTTATCAGGTGGTTTAAGTGTGATCATTGCAACAATAATATTAATTTTCTCTCATACTTTTATGAGAATTTTTATAAAAAACGAAGAAATTATCTATTTAGGAAGTCAGATAGCTTTAACTACTTTCCCTTTCTATTGGTTATATTCTATATTAGAAGTTTTAGGTAGTTCTTTAAGAGGAATGGGATATTCAATAGTTTCAATGTATATCACTACTACTTGCCTTTGTGGAGTTAGAATATCATTACTTTATTTAATTTCAAAATTTAATCTTGATTTTAAATCTGTTGCCTATGTTTATCCCATGACTTGGTTTTTTACAGCAAGTATATTTATAATTGCTTTCTTAAAAATTATAGCTAAAAAAATTAAAAATTCTAATTAATAAAAAAAGATAAGATAAATAAACTTTAAATTTTATATTTATCTTATCTTTTAATATATGGATATTTATTGACAGTCAATTTTAAAAATTTACAGTATTTTCTATAATGTTTTCTGTGCTAATATTTACTATTATATCTTTTCTACAAGGTGTTATAAGCTCATTAATTAAATCTTCAACACTAATTAACTTATTTACTCTATAACCATTTTCTCCTGAAAAGAATAATCCTGTATCAACTTTTCCATTATAAGAATCACCTAAACAATTTGCTATACAGAAACCTACTTTTCTTGCTCCTTCTCCAAGATTACAAGGAGCTATACAATTACTATAACATTTTATTGTTTGATCATCAGCCCTTAAATTTTTAATTAAATTAGTTTTTATAGAACGCCCTGGATAACCAACAGGAGATTTTACTATAACAATATCTTCTTTTTCAGCATTGACTAAAATATTTTTAAATTCTTCACTTGCATCACATTCATAAGTACCTATAAATCTTGTTCCTAATTGTACTGCATCTGCACCAAGTTCCATTATTTTTTGAATATCATCATTATCCCAAATTCCACCTGCTGCAATTATTGGAAAATCTCCCCATTTATCCCTTTCTTCTTTTACTTCTGGGACTATATTTTCTAATTGATGTTCAGGTAAGAATAAATCTTCTGCTTTTACACCTTGATGTCCTCCACTTTTTGGTCCTTCAACTATAACTGCATCTGGTAATCTTCCAGCAGCTTTCCATTTTTTGCAAATTATTTTTAATGCTCTTCCTGATGAAACTATTGGGACTATTGCTACATCTGGATGATTTTCTACAAGTTTAGGTAATTCTAATGGAAGTCCAGCACCTGTAACTATTATATTTGCTCCTGCTTCTATTGCATACTCAACAACCTTTGAATAGTCATTTATAGCATGTAAAATATTACAAGCCAAAGGTTTATCACCACAAATCTTTCTTGCATTTTTAAAAATTTCTATCATAGCTTCTTTTGAATTCAAAGCATCTACACCTACTGGTCTACCATTTACAACTTTTTTACAATATTTTAAATTGTCATAGTATGCTGTACAAATTCCACTTATTGTTCCCAGTCCACCATTTTTTGAAACAGTTCCAGCTAGTTGATCCCAACTGACACCTACACCCATTCCACCTTGTACTATTGGTTTTTCTATATAATATTTTCCTATTTTTATTCCTTTTAATTCTCTCATTTTTCCTCCTTGAATATATTAAATTTCTAAATATAAAGAAATTTAACAGGAGGTGCTCTTTCTGCTTTTTTATTAAAATAATTTAATTTATAATTTGAGATTGTATCTATAAAATTAATATATAAAACTTTTAAAAATTTTACTATTTTTTTTAACTTTTCAACAACCTTTTCTCTAACATCATTTTCTATTGGCTCTATACAATTATTTATATAAAACTTTTCAACTTTTTCTATTAATTCATTAATACAAGTTATATCCAATTTTTCAATAAATGACAAATCTAAATTTATTTTTAAATCAACATTAGAAATATATTCATTTATAGCATTTAATAAAACTTCTTTTTTTTCTAAAAATATTTTTTTATTTTCTTCATAAAAGGAAAACAGATTATCAAGATTTATAATTTTATTTTCTTTTAAAATTTCATCTTTTTTATTAACTAGATTTTCCATTAATTCAGTAAAATTATTCTTAATTCTTGAAATCATACAAATCCTCCTTTTTATAAAATAACATATGTCATATTATATCAGTATATTGAAAATTTGCAAGAAATATTTTTAAATAAAAAATAATGTTAATGAAAAATAGGAGAACTATATTCCAGAGATTTTATCAAAGAAAATTTAAAAAATCTGGTTAGTAATGAAGTATTTTTCACTTAACATTATATAAATTTTTTACTCTATTTTTTTAAAAATATTTTTAGTTTATTTCACAATTAAAATGTTTTAATATTACTTGATAAATTAAATTTGCAATAAGTCTTGAAGTTCTATCATCATAGTCATATCTTGGACTGATTTCAGCAACTTCTAATGTTAAATTCTTTTTAGTTTTAGCAATAGTGTTTAAAAGCCCTATTGCTTGGCTAGGCCAAATACCAAATGTTTGTGGAGCACTTACTCCTGGTGCACAAGTTATATGGAATACATCTGTACAAATACTTAAATGTATATAATCATTTCTTTCTAATATTGGTTTTATATTTAAGTCACTTAATTTCAATATATCTTCTGCTAAGTAATATGTTACACCAAAACTTTTAGCTCTATCAAATAGTCTTTTAGTATTTGAAAATCTTTGTATGCCTATAACATTATAATCAAATTTTATACCATCTCTTTTGCAATCATCAGCTATTTGATAAAACATTGTTCCAGAGTTCGCTCCTTTATCATATTCTCTCATATCAAAGTGAGCATCAAAACTTATTATTCCAATTTTAGGACTTTTTGATTGAGTTTTTGCATAAGATAAAATCCCATTATATGTACCATAAGCAATATCGTGTCCTCCACCCATACACACAACAAAATAATCTTTTGATTTTAACTTAGCAACTACTTTTGCTAATTCATGTTGAGCTTCTTCTAATTTTCCTCCTATTACATCAATAGGATCTTTTAAATCATAAAACTTTATACTTGTATCAAATATAGGGAAATTAGATAGAGCTACCTTTAAATGTTTCCAACCCTCAGCAGCTCCTAATCTTCCGTTATTTCTTCTTATTCCTTCATTAGAATTATAACTCACAAAACATACTTTTTTCCCATTATAGTCATCTTCCATTAATTCATCCAAAGTTTTAATTTGAATAACTTGATGTATCCTTAGTATATCGTCATCATAACCATCAACACGTCCATTCCAATCCATTTCTTCCCCTTCTTTCTCTAACTTATAATAATTAATTTTGTAGCTCCTAATTGTTTTTCAATTATAGTTTTCATAGCAACTAGTTTACCAACTTGCATTTTTTTAATTATATCATAATAATTGGCAGATGTATCACAAACTAAAATTTCTACTCCTCTGTCTTGTAATCTTTTTAAATAAAGACAACAATCTGAAATAGGTAAAGTTAAAAGGACTGCTTCATTGAATAGAATAATATTTTTAGGTAAAAATTCTAATTCTGATAGTGTATAAATATATGTTTCTAATAATACTTTTCCTAGTTGTCTATCATTTCCAATTGAAAGTGAAGAACAAACAAAAATAATATTATTAGCCTCTTCTAAAATTTTTCTATCAAATATATTTTCTATTTCTGCAATAAAACAATTTTCCTTATGTAACATATATTTTCTCCAATTCTTTTATTAAATTAACATTCATTATATAATTTTAATTTTATTTTATCAAGAATTTTTATCTCATATTTTATATATATATGAATATAATATCATAATTTTATAAAAAATAATAAAAATTTTAAAAATAATTATTGACAATTTTTTTAGATTATTATATACTTGTCCCAATATCAAAAATAGATTACTTAAAATAAATAACCATCCAGAGAAACTGAGGGACTGGCCCTATGATGTTTCAGCAACCTACTTAAATGTGTGGTGCTAATTCCAGAGAGATGGAAAGGTAAATTTAGAATAAAACCAATCCATACTCATTAAGGTATGGATTTTTTAATCAAGTAAAATTGTATCGCAGAAAGTAGGGAGAAAAATGATTACACTTGAAAATGTAAATAAAATTTATTCCAATGGATTGCATGCTGTGAAAGATGTTAATTTAAAAGTAAATGAAGGAGATATTTTTGGAATTATTGGTTTAAGTGGTGCTGGAAAATCTTCTCTCATAAGACTTATTAACAGACTTGAAGAACCTACAAGTGGAAAAATTTTTATCAATGGACAAAATATTTTAAGTCTTAATAAGGCAGAACTTTTGAAAAGAAGGAAGAAAATAGGAATGATATTTCAACATTTCAATTTACTTTCATCAAGGACAGTTGAAGAAAATGTTGCTTTTGCACTAGAGATTGCAAATTGGGATAAAAAGGATATTGGAAAAAGGGTTACAGAACTTTTAGAAATAGTTGGATTATCTGATAAAGCTAAATATTACCCTAGTCAATTAAGTGGTGGGCAAAAACAAAGAGTGTCAATAGCAAGAGCCTTAGCAAACAATCCAGATATTTTACTATCTGATGAGGCAACTTCAGCTCTTGACCCTAAAACAACAAAATCTATTTTGGAACTTATCAAAGAAATACAACATAAATTTTCATTGACTGTTGTTATGATAACTCACCAAATGGAAGTTGTAAAAGAAATATGCAATAAAGTTGCAATAATGTCTGATGGAAAAATAGTTGAACAAGGAGGAGTACATCATATATTTGCTGAGCCTAAAAATGAAATTACAAAGGAATTTATTTCCTATGTTCATCAGCAAACTGATACAGCATTAAATTATTTACACCATAAGGGAAAGAAAATTATTAAGGCTAAATTTTTAGGAATATCTGCACAAGAGCCTATTATTTCAAAAGTTATAAAAGAATATGGTATTGATATAAATATTTTAGGTGGAACTATTGATAAACTTTCAACAGTTAGTATAGGACATTTATATCTTGAACTAGATGGAGATTTAAATGCACAATCAAAAGCAATAGAGCTTATGCAGACTATGGATGTTATAGTGGAGGTGGTATATAATGGAGATTAGTTCTTTAATTGAACCTCTTTTTGAAAATTTTGAAAATCCTATTGTAAGTATGCTTACAGTTTCAACAGTTGAAACTATATATATGGTATTTCTTTCAACAATATTTTCACTGTTACTTGGATTTCCAATAGGAGTGTTACTTGTTATAACAAAAGAAGGTGGCATATATGAAATGAAAAAATTTAATGTTATCTTGGGTATTGTAATAAATGCTTTGAGATCATTTCCTTTCATTATCTTGATGATACTTTTATTTCCACTATCAAGATTTGTGGTTGGTTCAACAATAGGAGCAACAGCTGCTGTTGTTCCATTATCAATAGGAGCTGCACCTTTTGTAGCAAGAATAGTTGAAGGGGCATTACTTGAAGTTGATCATGGACTTATAGAAGCCAGTCAAAGTATGGGGGCTAGTAACTCAACAATAATTTTTAAAGTTATGTTGCCAGAATGTTATCCAACATTAGTTCATGGGATTGTAGTAACTATAATCAGTTTAATTGGATATTCAGCAATGGCTGGTACAATAGGAGCTGGTGGACTTGGAGATTTGGCAATAAGATTTGGCTATTTAAGATTTAAACTTGATATAATGATTTATGCAATTATAATAATAATTATTTTAGTTCAAGTTATTCAATCAGTTGGTAATTATATTGTATATAGAAGACAAAAAAAATTAGGAAAATAGTAGGAGGAAAAATTATGAAATTTACAAAATTATTTGGAACAGTGGGAGCATTTTTATTACTATCAGCAGGAGTATTAGCTGGAACTTTAAAAGTTGGAGCAACACCAGTTCCTCATGCTGAAATCTTAGAATTAATTAAACCAGATTTAAAGAAACAAGGAGTAGATTTAAAAATAGTTGAATTTACAGATTATGTAACACCTAACTTAGCATTATCTGATAAAGAAATTGATGCTAATTTCTTCCAACATAAACCTTATCTTGATAAGTTTGTTGAAGAAAGAAAATTAAATCTTGTTTCATTAGGAAATGTCCATGTTGAACCACTTGGATTGTATTCAAAGAAAATTAAATCTATTAATGATTTAAAGAAGGGAGATACTATTGCAATTCCTAGTGACCCATCAAATGGAGGAAGAGCATTAATCTTATTACATAATAAAGGTGTTATAACTTTAAAAGACCCTAAAAATTTATTTGCAACAGAATTTGATATAGTTAAAAACCCTAAAAAATTAAAATTTAAGCCATCAGAAGTTGCACAATTACCAAGAATTTTACCTGATGTAACAGCTGCTATTATCAATGGAAACTATGCTTTACAAGCTAATTTATCTCCAGCTAAGGATTCATTAATATTAGAAGGAAAAGAATCTCCTTATGCAAATATTTTAGTTGTCCGTAAAGGTGATGAAAAGAAAGAAGATATTCAAAAATTACTAAAAGTTCTTCGTAGTGAGAAAGTTAAAAAATATATAAATGAAAAATATAGTGATGGTTCTGTTGTTCCAGCATTCTAAAATATACTAAATTAAAAGGATCTGTTGTAGTTCATTTGCAACAGACCTTTTTTGCTTATAATTCTATCCAAAATCTTTTATAATTCTTCCCATCAACAGTTCTAATATCTTCAAGTTTTCCTCCACAGGATATGATACTTCTTTCACTAGCTATATTATCATCATTACAAGTAATTAATACTTTCTCTATTTTTAATTCCTTACATTTTCCTAAGGCAAGTTTTAGCATTTGCTTAGCATAACCTTTTTTCCTTTCAGATTTTCTAACGCCACAACCAATATGTCCACCTGCTTGTAATAAAAAATCATTTAAACAGTGTCTAATATCTATCACTCCAACAATATAATTATCTTTTTCTCTTATACCTAAATAAGTAGATGAAGGGACAAGACCTTCTGGAACTGTATCTTTACGGCTCCTCTTTTCTAATTCTTCTAGCCAATCTTCAACAGTAGGAAACCTATCTAATCCAGCTGCACCATTTATAATAGGTTCATCTTCTAAAAATTCTTTTTTATATTTTAGAATCTCATCAGCATAAGATAAATTAGGTTTTACTAAAATAATTTTTTCCATTTTTTATCCCTCCCTTAATTATAATATTGTTGCTATACTACTCTTAAAAAGTATACATGTAAAATATTTATTTTATATATTTTTATTAATAAAATATATAAAAAAGAGAATCTTTTCAAGATTTTATTCTCAAAAAAATTCTCTAAATTCTATTTTACCTTTATTCTTGATTTCTTATATCTTCAATAGCTGTATCTAAAGCTTCCTTAAAGCCTTCTGAAGAAAATGTTGCTCCTGCAACCATATCAATATCATCAAATCTTTGTTTTGCTTTTACTTCATCAACTAATTTTTGTAAAGCAACTCCTCCAATTTCATCTGTATCTCCATGTCCAACTTCAATTTCAGTAACCCTGATTGTTTTATTCTTTTTCTTATAGGCTTTAACCTTTAAAGTTATATCACCAATATAACCTATTCCAACTCCCTCAGCCTCATAAATTTTTGGTTTAAAATAATCTTCAAATACAAATGCTGCTAGACCTAAAGTTATAAAAATAATAACTAACCATTCTCTAAGTCCAAAATCTTTAAAATTCATTGATTACTCCTATTCTAATTTTGTTTTTCTATATCTTTAACAGCATTTCTAATTGCTCTTCTAAAACCAGCAGAAGTTGAAGTAGCCCCTGCAACACTATCTAACTTATTATAGTTTTGTTTTGTTTTAACCTCTTCTATTAACTGTTCTATTGCAGCTCCACCAACTTTATCAGTTTCTTGATGTTTAGCAACAATATCAGTGACAACTATCTTACCATCTTTTTTAATAGCTTTTACAGTTAAAACTATTGGTACTCCTTCTTCATTATAACCTTTTGCTTCTGCTGTAGTTTCATATACCTTATCAGCTGCAAAAGCTCCTAAACTTAATACTGCAAAAGAAATTGCTATTAAACTTTTAAAATTTTTCATAACTTCACACTAATCTATCTTGATATAGATTATTCTCCTTCCTTATTTATTTGATATTGCTTCAACTCCTGGTAAAATTTTTCCTTCTAAGAATTCCAAAGATGCTCCACCACCAGTAGAAATATGAGTAAATTTATCAGCATAACCTAAACTTATTGCAGCAGCAGCCGAATCTCCACCACCTATTATAGTTACAGCATCAGTAAGATTAGCTATTGATTCGCAAACTCCTATTGTTCCTTTGGCAAAGTTAGGCATTTCAAATACTCCCATAGGTCCATTCCATACAACAGTCTTAGCAGTTTTTATGTAACTATCAAATAGTTTAACAGTTTTTTCACCAATGTCAAGTCCCATTTTATTATTTGGAATATTATCTATATCAACAGTAGAAAATTCAACTTCATTTTTAAATTCACTTGCAACAACTGTATCAACAGG encodes the following:
- a CDS encoding MATE family efflux transporter translates to MKKVYDMTKGKICTIILSFSLPLLGASLIQQLYNTADMIFVGNFVGKEATGAVGASSLLFTCIIGLFTGVSIGVGVAVSQKIGSKDLEMASKVSHTAITFGIIGGIVLTLIGFFSAEFLLTLMNTPKEIIYDSVLYLKIYFLSMLPMILYNIGAGIIRSTGNSKTPFYILIVGGFTNVLANYIFIVVFKMGVSGVAIATTLSQTLTAVIVLTYLFKNKTAIKFKTSKLKIDFSLLKQILYFGLPAGIQSMLITFSNIIVQYYINGYGGDAVAAYATYFKLENFIWMPIVAIGQASMTFSGQNVGANNYKRVKKGAFVAILLSGGLSVIIATIILIFSHTFMRIFIKNEEIIYLGSQIALTTFPFYWLYSILEVLGSSLRGMGYSIVSMYITTTCLCGVRISLLYLISKFNLDFKSVAYVYPMTWFFTASIFIIAFLKIIAKKIKNSN
- a CDS encoding methionine ABC transporter permease, giving the protein MEISSLIEPLFENFENPIVSMLTVSTVETIYMVFLSTIFSLLLGFPIGVLLVITKEGGIYEMKKFNVILGIVINALRSFPFIILMILLFPLSRFVVGSTIGATAAVVPLSIGAAPFVARIVEGALLEVDHGLIEASQSMGASNSTIIFKVMLPECYPTLVHGIVVTIISLIGYSAMAGTIGAGGLGDLAIRFGYLRFKLDIMIYAIIIIIILVQVIQSVGNYIVYRRQKKLGK
- a CDS encoding metal ABC transporter permease; the protein is MDEILKLFLNSYTFKVVTLGCMLLGMVSAIIGTFAVLKKESLLGDGISHASLAGICLAFLITRKKELYILLLGALIIGVLCIFLIHYTQLKSKVKFDSAIALMLSTFFGLGLVLLTYLKKIPGAKKAGLNRFIFGQASTLVVKDIYLIIAVGLILIFLVLLFWKEIKISIFQADYAKTLGIDSSKINFLVSTMIVINVIIGIQIAGVILMTAMLVIPPVAAKQWSKKLSVVTLLSAIIGGISGAMGSIISTFDATLPTGPLIILVSGIFVLISFLFSKKGIIARNYRIYIRNKKLKLQENKGDNK
- a CDS encoding methionine ABC transporter ATP-binding protein produces the protein MITLENVNKIYSNGLHAVKDVNLKVNEGDIFGIIGLSGAGKSSLIRLINRLEEPTSGKIFINGQNILSLNKAELLKRRKKIGMIFQHFNLLSSRTVEENVAFALEIANWDKKDIGKRVTELLEIVGLSDKAKYYPSQLSGGQKQRVSIARALANNPDILLSDEATSALDPKTTKSILELIKEIQHKFSLTVVMITHQMEVVKEICNKVAIMSDGKIVEQGGVHHIFAEPKNEITKEFISYVHQQTDTALNYLHHKGKKIIKAKFLGISAQEPIISKVIKEYGIDINILGGTIDKLSTVSIGHLYLELDGDLNAQSKAIELMQTMDVIVEVVYNGD
- the hutG gene encoding formimidoylglutamase — protein: MDWNGRVDGYDDDILRIHQVIQIKTLDELMEDDYNGKKVCFVSYNSNEGIRRNNGRLGAAEGWKHLKVALSNFPIFDTSIKFYDLKDPIDVIGGKLEEAQHELAKVVAKLKSKDYFVVCMGGGHDIAYGTYNGILSYAKTQSKSPKIGIISFDAHFDMREYDKGANSGTMFYQIADDCKRDGIKFDYNVIGIQRFSNTKRLFDRAKSFGVTYYLAEDILKLSDLNIKPILERNDYIHLSICTDVFHITCAPGVSAPQTFGIWPSQAIGLLNTIAKTKKNLTLEVAEISPRYDYDDRTSRLIANLIYQVILKHFNCEIN
- a CDS encoding EamA family transporter is translated as MWAIFAILSAIFAALTSILAKIGIEGVNSNLATAIRTVVIVFMAWFMVFITGNQYGIVDISKKSWIFLILSGLATGASWLCYYKALQLGEVSKVVPIDKLSIVITISLAFIFLGEQITLKTIIGCSLIIVGTFIMIL
- a CDS encoding NAD(P)H-dependent flavin oxidoreductase, yielding MRELKGIKIGKYYIEKPIVQGGMGVGVSWDQLAGTVSKNGGLGTISGICTAYYDNLKYCKKVVNGRPVGVDALNSKEAMIEIFKNARKICGDKPLACNILHAINDYSKVVEYAIEAGANIIVTGAGLPLELPKLVENHPDVAIVPIVSSGRALKIICKKWKAAGRLPDAVIVEGPKSGGHQGVKAEDLFLPEHQLENIVPEVKEERDKWGDFPIIAAGGIWDNDDIQKIMELGADAVQLGTRFIGTYECDASEEFKNILVNAEKEDIVIVKSPVGYPGRSIKTNLIKNLRADDQTIKCYSNCIAPCNLGEGARKVGFCIANCLGDSYNGKVDTGLFFSGENGYRVNKLISVEDLINELITPCRKDIIVNISTENIIENTVNF
- a CDS encoding metal ABC transporter solute-binding protein, Zn/Mn family: MKKIFKLLTIMMISLFIVACGEKKEETKTSNEIQKIKVTTTLNYYQNLIEEIGGDKVEVTGLMKEGEDPHLYVATAGDVEKLQNADLVVYGGLHLEGKMTDIFANLSNKYILNLGAQLDKSLLHKEDENTYDPHVWFNTKFWAIQAKSVADKLSEILPENKDYFENNLQTYLKSLDEATEYIQAKINEIPEESRYLITAHDAFAYFAEQFGLQVKAIQGVSTDSEIGTKQIEDLANFIVEHNIKAIFVESSVNHKSIEALQEAVKAKGGNVEIGGELYSDSMGDKENNTETYIKTIKANADTISNALK
- a CDS encoding metal ABC transporter ATP-binding protein, whose protein sequence is MNAIEIKNLTVAYGENIALENFNLDVEVGSLVALVGPNGAGKSTLIKTILKFLKQITGKIKINGKNLAYVPQRNSVDWDFPTTLFDVVEMGCYGRVGLFKRVNKKEKQKVFKAIEQVGMLDFKDRQISELSGGQQQRAFIARALVQEADIYLMDEPFQGVDSTTEKSIVDILKKLKSEGKTLLVVHHDLQTVPTYFESVTFINKTVIASGKVKEVFTQENIDKTYRK